The Streptomyces sp. P9-A4 genome contains a region encoding:
- a CDS encoding ABC transporter permease: protein MTSLTWERRRGTVARFWRGYRGHRAGLYGLAGLAVIALLALTAPLLVGADVQSVTEAPGTALESPSAEFPLGTDQFGRSLLGLLIWGARISLLVGLLAAVLSVAIGTLVGIIAGHYGGWFSTVVMRITDWFLVMPTLVLAIVLATVMSRSMWTVVLAIGVTSWPTTARLVRAQTIAVESRPYIERATALGGGHGHVMSRHVLPNVMPLVLAQTTLGISTAILTEATLAFLGLGDPTVVSWGGMLQDAREAGAVSSGHWWYLAPPGIAIALVALAFTLCGRAVESVLNPKLGVGR from the coding sequence ATGACCTCTCTCACATGGGAACGCCGACGGGGCACCGTCGCCCGCTTCTGGCGCGGCTACCGCGGCCACCGCGCCGGGCTCTACGGCCTGGCCGGGCTCGCCGTGATCGCGCTGCTCGCGCTCACCGCGCCGCTGCTCGTCGGCGCCGACGTCCAGTCGGTGACGGAGGCGCCCGGTACGGCCCTGGAGTCACCGAGCGCCGAATTCCCGCTCGGAACCGACCAGTTCGGGCGCTCGCTGCTCGGTCTGCTGATCTGGGGCGCGCGGATCTCGCTGCTCGTCGGGCTGCTCGCGGCGGTCCTCTCGGTCGCCATCGGGACGCTCGTGGGGATCATCGCCGGGCACTACGGCGGCTGGTTCTCGACGGTCGTCATGCGGATCACCGACTGGTTCCTGGTGATGCCGACCCTCGTCCTCGCGATCGTGCTCGCCACCGTCATGTCCCGGTCGATGTGGACGGTGGTCCTGGCCATCGGGGTGACCTCCTGGCCGACCACCGCCCGCCTGGTGCGGGCCCAGACGATCGCGGTCGAGTCCCGCCCGTACATCGAGCGGGCGACCGCGCTCGGCGGCGGCCACGGGCACGTCATGAGCAGGCACGTCCTGCCCAACGTGATGCCGCTGGTGCTCGCGCAGACCACGCTGGGCATCTCCACCGCCATCCTGACCGAGGCGACCCTCGCCTTCCTCGGGCTCGGCGACCCCACGGTGGTCTCCTGGGGCGGGATGCTCCAGGACGCCCGCGAGGCGGGCGCGGTCTCCTCCGGGCACTGGTGGTACCTGGCCCCGCCCGGCATCGCCATCGCCCTGGTCGCGCTCGCGTTCACCCTGTGCGGCCGGGCGGTCGAGTCCGTGCTCAACCCGAAGCTGGGGGTGGGGCGATGA
- a CDS encoding ABC transporter ATP-binding protein — translation MSLLDVRDLHVTYGTGANAVPAVRGVDLTLEAGSKLGVAGESGCGKSTLALALLRLLPPSARVEGEIRLDGDDVLAMKWGRLRAVRWAGASIVFQGAMHSLNAVHRIGDQIAEPLLVHGRATPAAARKRAGELLEHVGLPAARAAAYPHELSGGQRQRVMIAMALACDPRLIVADEPTTALDVMIQAQILRLIEGLVAEQSIGLLMISHDLAVLSDTCDRLAVMYAGRVVEEGPARTVYEAARHPYGRALSSAFPRVGDLASRRAPRGLPGDPPDPADLPGGCTFRPRCPVAVDACAEHDQELREAGAGHRAACVHVGSTS, via the coding sequence ATGAGCCTCCTCGACGTACGGGACCTCCATGTGACGTACGGGACGGGCGCGAACGCCGTGCCCGCCGTGCGCGGGGTCGACCTGACCCTGGAGGCGGGCAGCAAGCTCGGGGTGGCCGGCGAGTCCGGCTGCGGCAAGTCCACGCTGGCGCTCGCGCTGCTGCGGCTGCTTCCCCCGTCGGCGCGGGTGGAGGGCGAGATCCGGCTCGACGGCGACGACGTCCTCGCCATGAAGTGGGGGCGGCTGCGGGCCGTGCGCTGGGCGGGCGCGTCGATCGTCTTCCAGGGCGCGATGCACTCGCTCAACGCGGTGCACCGCATCGGGGACCAGATCGCCGAACCCCTGCTCGTACACGGCCGGGCGACCCCGGCGGCGGCCCGGAAGCGGGCGGGTGAGCTGCTGGAGCACGTCGGACTGCCGGCCGCCCGCGCCGCCGCGTACCCGCACGAGCTGTCCGGCGGCCAGCGGCAGCGCGTGATGATCGCGATGGCCCTGGCCTGCGACCCCCGGCTGATCGTCGCGGACGAGCCGACGACCGCGCTCGACGTGATGATCCAGGCGCAGATCCTGCGGCTGATCGAAGGGCTCGTCGCCGAGCAGTCCATCGGCCTGCTGATGATCAGCCACGACCTGGCCGTCCTCTCCGACACCTGCGACCGGCTCGCCGTGATGTACGCGGGCCGGGTCGTCGAGGAGGGGCCGGCGCGGACGGTGTACGAGGCGGCCCGGCACCCATACGGGCGGGCGCTGTCCTCGGCGTTCCCGCGCGTCGGGGACCTCGCCTCCCGGCGGGCGCCGCGCGGACTGCCGGGCGACCCGCCGGACCCGGCCGACCTGCCCGGCGGCTGCACCTTCCGTCCGCGCTGCCCGGTGGCGGTGGACGCGTGCGCGGAACACGACCAGGAGCTGCGGGAGGCGGGTGCGGGGCACCGGGCCGCCTGCGTCCATGTGGGGAGCACGTCATGA
- a CDS encoding ABC transporter ATP-binding protein translates to MSTETAGGTETAGGTGTAGRTESAGGPLLSARGLHVTFPGRRGAAPARAVDGVDLDIGAGEIVALVGESGCGKTTLARSLLGLVRPTSGTVAFDGKPLGYSSGALKAYRKRAQLVLQDPSGSLNPRHTVYDAVAEGLRIHGYAGDEREAVAGALARAGLRPPERFFLRYPHELSGGQRQRVVIAGALVLEPELIVADEPVASLDASVRGEILALLLRLRDELGLSALVVTHDLGLAWNIADRVAVMYLGRVVETGTVESVLTNPRHPYTQALLSVLPESGGDPVVLTGEPPDPSRIPSGCRFHARCQILASGEANEVEHRCRNENLPILTTGGGRAVACHWVTRGATD, encoded by the coding sequence ATGAGTACGGAGACGGCCGGAGGTACGGAGACGGCGGGGGGTACGGGGACGGCCGGGCGTACGGAGTCGGCCGGGGGCCCGCTGCTGTCGGCGCGCGGGCTGCACGTCACCTTCCCCGGGCGGCGGGGCGCGGCGCCCGCGCGCGCGGTCGACGGGGTCGACCTGGACATCGGCGCGGGCGAGATCGTGGCCCTCGTCGGGGAGTCCGGCTGCGGCAAGACGACCCTCGCGCGCTCGCTCCTCGGCCTGGTCCGGCCGACCTCGGGCACGGTCGCCTTCGACGGGAAGCCGCTCGGGTACTCCTCCGGGGCGCTCAAGGCCTACCGGAAGCGGGCGCAGCTGGTCCTCCAGGACCCCAGCGGCTCGCTGAACCCCCGGCACACCGTGTACGACGCGGTGGCGGAGGGACTGCGGATCCACGGATACGCCGGCGACGAGCGGGAGGCGGTCGCCGGAGCGCTCGCGCGTGCCGGGCTGCGGCCACCGGAGCGCTTCTTCCTGCGCTACCCGCACGAGCTGTCCGGCGGCCAGCGGCAGCGGGTCGTCATCGCCGGAGCACTGGTCCTGGAGCCCGAACTCATCGTGGCCGACGAGCCGGTGGCCTCCCTGGACGCGTCCGTACGGGGCGAGATCCTGGCGCTGCTGCTGCGCCTGCGGGACGAACTCGGTCTGTCCGCACTGGTGGTGACCCACGACCTGGGTCTCGCGTGGAACATCGCGGACCGGGTGGCGGTGATGTACCTGGGCCGGGTCGTGGAGACCGGCACGGTGGAATCCGTCCTGACCAACCCGCGACACCCCTACACACAGGCGCTGTTGTCGGTGCTCCCGGAGTCCGGCGGCGACCCGGTCGTCCTGACCGGCGAGCCCCCGGACCCGTCCCGCATCCCCTCCGGCTGCCGCTTCCACGCCCGCTGCCAGATCCTGGCCTCGGGCGAGGCGAACGAGGTGGAGCACCGCTGCCGCAACGAGAACCTGCCGATCCTGACGACCGGCGGGGGGCGGGCGGTGGCGTGCCACTGGGTGACGCGGGGGGCGACGGACTGA
- a CDS encoding bifunctional riboflavin kinase/FAD synthetase: MQRWRGLEDIPQDWGRSVVTIGSYDGVHRGHQLIIGRAVERARELGVPSVVVTFDPHPSEVVRPGSHPPLLAPHHRRAELMAGLGVDAVLVLPFTAEFSQLSPAEFIVKVLVDKLHAKAVIEGPNFRFGHRAAGNVAFLSELGATYDYEVEVVDLYVSGAAGGGQPFSSTLTRRLVAEGDIAGAAEILGRPHRVEGIVVRGAQRGRELGFPTANVETLPHTAIPADGVYAGWLTAAGERMPAAISVGTNPQFDGTERTVEAYAIDREGLDLYGLHVAVDFLEYVRGMLKFDTLDDLLQAMAADVKRCRELTDTYDTENPSAG; the protein is encoded by the coding sequence GTGCAGCGCTGGCGTGGCTTGGAGGACATCCCCCAGGACTGGGGGCGCAGCGTCGTCACCATCGGCTCCTACGACGGGGTGCACCGCGGACACCAGCTGATCATCGGGCGGGCCGTCGAGCGCGCCCGTGAGCTGGGCGTCCCCTCCGTCGTGGTCACCTTCGACCCGCACCCGTCCGAGGTCGTGCGGCCCGGCAGCCACCCGCCGCTGCTCGCCCCGCACCACCGGCGCGCCGAGCTGATGGCCGGCCTCGGAGTGGACGCGGTGCTCGTGCTGCCGTTCACCGCCGAGTTCTCCCAGCTGTCCCCGGCCGAGTTCATCGTCAAGGTGCTCGTCGACAAGCTGCACGCGAAGGCCGTCATCGAGGGCCCCAACTTCCGCTTCGGACACCGGGCCGCGGGGAATGTCGCCTTCCTGTCCGAGCTGGGCGCCACCTACGACTACGAGGTCGAGGTCGTCGACCTGTACGTCAGCGGCGCGGCCGGCGGCGGTCAGCCCTTCTCCTCCACCCTCACCCGCCGGCTCGTCGCCGAGGGCGACATCGCCGGTGCCGCCGAGATCCTCGGCCGCCCGCACCGCGTCGAGGGCATCGTCGTCCGCGGCGCCCAGCGCGGCCGGGAGCTGGGCTTCCCGACGGCCAACGTCGAGACGCTGCCGCACACCGCGATCCCGGCGGACGGCGTGTACGCCGGGTGGCTGACGGCCGCGGGGGAGCGGATGCCGGCGGCCATCTCGGTCGGCACGAACCCGCAGTTCGACGGCACCGAGCGGACCGTCGAGGCGTACGCGATCGACCGCGAGGGCCTCGACCTGTACGGGCTCCACGTGGCCGTGGACTTCCTGGAGTACGTCCGCGGGATGCTGAAGTTCGACACCCTGGACGATCTGCTCCAGGCGATGGCCGCCGATGTGAAGCGGTGCCGCGAGCTGACGGACACGTACGACACGGAGAACCCCTCCGCCGGCTGA
- the truB gene encoding tRNA pseudouridine(55) synthase TruB — MSNAAKTPDGLVIVDKPSGFTSHDVVAKMRGIAKTRRVGHAGTLDPMATGVLVLGVERATKLLGHLALTEKEYLGTIRLGQTTITDDAEGEITASVDASKVTREGIDAGVAELTGAIMQVPSKVSAIKIDGKRSYARVRGGEEFEIPARPVTVSSFQVYDVREATAEDGTPVVDLVVSVVCSSGTYIRALARDLGAGLGVGGHLTALRRTRVGPYKLDSAKTLDQLQEDLTVMPVADAAAAAFPRWDVDEKRAKLLLNGVRLEMPEYPAGAVAVYGPEGTLLALVEAHRGKAKSLAVFG; from the coding sequence ATGAGCAACGCAGCAAAGACTCCCGACGGCCTGGTCATCGTCGACAAGCCGTCGGGATTCACCTCGCACGACGTCGTGGCCAAGATGCGCGGGATCGCGAAGACCCGCCGGGTCGGCCACGCGGGCACGCTCGACCCCATGGCCACCGGCGTCCTCGTCCTCGGCGTGGAGCGGGCGACCAAGCTGCTCGGTCACCTCGCGCTGACCGAGAAGGAGTACCTGGGCACCATCCGGCTGGGCCAGACGACGATCACCGACGACGCCGAGGGCGAGATCACGGCGTCGGTCGACGCTTCGAAGGTCACCCGCGAAGGCATCGACGCGGGCGTCGCCGAGCTGACCGGCGCCATCATGCAGGTGCCGTCGAAGGTCTCCGCGATCAAGATCGACGGCAAGCGGTCGTACGCGCGGGTGCGCGGCGGCGAGGAGTTCGAGATCCCGGCCCGCCCGGTCACCGTCTCCTCCTTCCAGGTGTACGACGTCCGCGAGGCCACCGCCGAGGACGGCACCCCCGTCGTCGACCTGGTCGTCTCCGTCGTCTGCTCCTCCGGTACGTACATCCGGGCGCTCGCCCGGGACCTCGGCGCGGGACTCGGCGTGGGCGGACACCTGACCGCGCTGCGCCGCACCCGGGTCGGCCCGTACAAGCTGGACTCGGCGAAGACGCTCGACCAGCTCCAGGAGGATCTGACGGTCATGCCGGTCGCCGACGCGGCCGCGGCGGCGTTCCCCCGGTGGGACGTCGACGAGAAGCGGGCCAAGCTGCTGCTCAACGGGGTCCGGCTGGAGATGCCGGAGTACCCGGCGGGCGCGGTCGCGGTCTACGGGCCGGAAGGCACGCTGCTGGCGCTCGTCGAAGCGCATCGGGGCAAGGCCAAGAGTCTCGCCGTCTTCGGCTGA
- a CDS encoding DUF503 domain-containing protein: MYVGTLSFDLLLGDVHSLKEKRSVVKPIVAELQRKFSVSAAEVGDQDLHRRALLGVALVSGDPGFVSDVLDRCERLVAARPEVELLSVRRRLHTDED; encoded by the coding sequence ATGTATGTGGGGACACTGTCCTTCGATCTGCTCCTCGGCGACGTCCATTCGCTGAAGGAGAAACGCTCCGTCGTCAAGCCGATCGTCGCCGAGCTCCAGCGGAAGTTCTCCGTGAGCGCGGCCGAGGTGGGCGACCAGGACCTCCACCGCAGGGCCCTGCTGGGCGTCGCGCTGGTGTCCGGGGACCCGGGGTTCGTATCGGACGTGCTCGACCGCTGTGAGCGGCTCGTCGCCGCCCGTCCCGAGGTGGAGCTGCTGTCGGTGCGCCGCAGGCTCCACACTGATGAAGACTGA
- the rbfA gene encoding 30S ribosome-binding factor RbfA: MADNARAKKLADLIREVVAEKLQRGIKDPRLGTHVTITDTRVTGDLREATVFYTVYGDDEERASAAAGLESAKGILRSAVGRAAGTKFTPTLAFVADALPENAKAIEDLLDRARASDAQVREASSGADFAGEADPYKKPGEDEAAE, from the coding sequence GTGGCCGACAACGCGCGGGCGAAGAAGCTGGCAGACCTCATCCGGGAGGTGGTCGCAGAGAAGCTGCAGCGCGGCATCAAGGACCCCCGCCTGGGCACGCACGTGACCATCACGGACACCCGCGTCACCGGAGACCTGCGGGAGGCCACGGTCTTCTACACGGTCTACGGCGACGACGAGGAGCGGGCGAGCGCCGCCGCCGGCCTGGAGAGCGCCAAGGGCATCCTCCGTTCGGCCGTGGGCCGCGCGGCCGGGACCAAGTTCACCCCGACCCTGGCCTTCGTGGCCGACGCCCTCCCGGAGAACGCCAAGGCGATCGAGGACCTCCTCGACAGGGCGCGGGCCTCCGACGCCCAGGTGCGGGAGGCGTCCTCGGGCGCCGACTTCGCCGGCGAGGCCGACCCCTACAAGAAGCCGGGCGAGGACGAAGCCGCCGAATGA
- a CDS encoding trypsin-like peptidase domain-containing protein, whose product MGRGDLATLVRICDQAGRPRGTGFLADHHGTVVTSHEAVDGLSRVLVRAPDERTWLAEPEAVTPLPESGLALVRTEGLGVRPLPVATRGETEPGTYVRIAALGWREARVLGPAAVTYAAADRFHSLTDALELAIGTEGAEALRIGGQAAGGPVLDTATGTVLAVLGTALHGERPAAGYAVPLRPRGPLAALLRRNAATVPAYGPDLNLAGILELTATSTGPGPESDPWPEPVERPQCVREFARFTAGDTPVLALVGAPGTGRTTALAALCARRARGVAPAPTVRLRGADLRAEDRSLADAVGRALHQAGRIVAASGAAGDTGTATPERAAALARDAGRPLLVVLDGPEEMPPLLAHRLAAWTTATEDWLGAHGVHLVTACRPEHWEQAGALYTPGALHRTVTGPGEGLSGGPHGTATGPDGGLSGGPQGTVGGPGEGLSGGPHGTATGPDGGLSGVMRGMAVGLDQGLFGGLRRAVFGSGDGLPGALVLGPYTEAEARAVRQGYGLGDTDLAEADARHPLALRLLAEVRAALPGVVPGRPGREEIFTAHLDLMCLRIAVRIAAGTRPLVRGTAVRRLAARVTGQVHEAARRCLGPGHGVLDRASFEELFPWREGWAPAVLTEGLLTPAGTGYRFAHEELGDWLQAAHLDVDGALNALLGAGPGHASGAAAVPAGAGLSDQPAGRPAGGPAGPVAGRSEAEAAAAGLVAGQHSGPPAGAAAGHTSGPSAGPVPGRPAGASAGLDTGLLSGPSAGAAAGPSAGRPAGASGGLVAGRHSGPPAGAAVGPSAGRLDGPPARLAAGAGLLSGPPAGPVAAGRPAGRPDGPPGGDSRVPRPRTAVDDAPPPVPRHRIGPVLQALLLLHREHGPDALGPRLRLLALALSGFAEAGGGGPGDGAWWAARLFGESVRRLPDLRAYLPVLRLLADLIGARAERHSVFAAFGPDFWLGLPLGEDERIDLLRRLVPSDPPPGGPGEPLDGARSPNPGARALDLVAAMLVADPRGVQPLLCRWFGDERELPAAPSATVATAAQALLHTHRALAVDDLCEALVATAHPLAEGLLAALAEDEPSAVCRAVDRWAHDDGRPERRAAAAAYGHRVAAHATGPADRELLRYAALALLARPGDRSLHGAALGLLVRDPHSRARHLPRALAEPRVPARALVDALATDPGPVLAAFRARLYGGGEAPAAALRALAEVDTPALARRIAALVRDYVARHPEGAGHVAAFVDRRFEDGPAARAVLFPLVVGLLRGRPAAVRRALAPVLAAPGTGASRHLRAELLDVLLEHERYEAGTGEDSVLDALLTAAAEGAERRSEPRTRELTHRVGALWSRTAEGAGRLDRALAGLVRARPAFAVLLAAWTAAAPGEWAPLLGPETVRALRGHGTSMPMRTDGRGHGSLRPA is encoded by the coding sequence ATGGGACGCGGGGACCTGGCGACGCTGGTACGGATCTGCGATCAGGCGGGCCGGCCGCGCGGCACCGGATTCCTCGCCGACCACCACGGAACGGTCGTCACCAGTCACGAAGCCGTCGACGGGCTCAGCCGTGTCCTGGTGAGGGCGCCCGACGAGCGCACCTGGCTCGCCGAGCCGGAGGCCGTCACCCCGCTGCCCGAGAGCGGCCTCGCCCTCGTCCGCACCGAAGGACTCGGCGTACGGCCGCTGCCGGTGGCCACCCGGGGCGAGACGGAACCCGGCACGTACGTACGGATCGCCGCCCTCGGCTGGCGCGAGGCGCGCGTCCTCGGCCCCGCCGCCGTCACGTACGCCGCCGCCGACCGCTTCCACAGTCTCACCGACGCGCTCGAACTCGCCATCGGCACCGAGGGCGCGGAGGCCCTCCGGATCGGCGGGCAGGCGGCCGGCGGGCCCGTCCTCGACACCGCCACCGGTACCGTCCTCGCCGTCCTCGGCACCGCCCTGCACGGCGAACGGCCGGCCGCCGGATACGCGGTCCCGCTCCGGCCCCGAGGCCCCCTCGCCGCCCTCCTCCGGCGCAACGCCGCCACGGTCCCCGCCTACGGCCCCGACCTCAACCTCGCCGGAATCCTGGAACTCACCGCCACCTCCACGGGACCCGGGCCGGAGTCCGACCCGTGGCCCGAACCCGTCGAACGCCCCCAGTGCGTCCGCGAGTTCGCCCGCTTCACCGCCGGAGACACACCCGTACTCGCCCTCGTCGGCGCCCCCGGCACCGGACGTACCACCGCCCTCGCCGCGCTCTGCGCCCGCCGCGCCCGGGGTGTCGCGCCCGCCCCCACCGTCCGGCTGCGCGGCGCCGATCTGCGCGCGGAGGACCGGTCCCTGGCCGACGCCGTCGGACGCGCCCTGCACCAGGCCGGGCGCATCGTCGCGGCCTCCGGGGCGGCCGGCGACACCGGCACCGCCACCCCGGAGCGGGCCGCCGCCCTCGCCCGCGACGCGGGCCGCCCCCTCCTCGTCGTCCTCGACGGCCCCGAGGAGATGCCCCCACTCCTGGCCCACCGCCTCGCCGCGTGGACCACGGCCACGGAGGACTGGCTCGGCGCCCACGGGGTCCACCTGGTCACGGCGTGCCGCCCGGAGCACTGGGAGCAGGCCGGGGCCCTGTACACCCCGGGGGCGCTGCACCGGACGGTGACCGGACCGGGGGAAGGGCTGTCCGGCGGGCCGCACGGGACGGCGACCGGACCGGACGGCGGGCTGTCCGGCGGGCCGCAAGGGACGGTGGGAGGGCCGGGGGAAGGGCTGTCCGGCGGGCCGCACGGGACGGCGACCGGACCGGACGGCGGGCTGTCCGGTGTGATGCGCGGGATGGCGGTCGGGCTGGACCAGGGACTCTTCGGCGGGCTGCGTCGGGCGGTCTTCGGGTCCGGCGACGGGCTGCCCGGCGCGCTCGTTCTCGGCCCGTACACCGAGGCGGAGGCGCGGGCGGTACGCCAGGGGTACGGCCTCGGTGACACGGACCTCGCCGAGGCCGACGCCCGCCACCCGCTCGCCCTGCGCCTGCTCGCCGAGGTGCGCGCCGCGCTGCCCGGCGTGGTGCCGGGGCGGCCCGGCCGCGAGGAGATCTTCACCGCCCACCTGGACCTGATGTGCCTGCGGATCGCCGTCCGGATCGCGGCGGGGACCCGGCCCCTGGTCCGGGGGACCGCCGTCCGCCGTCTCGCCGCGCGCGTCACGGGCCAGGTCCACGAGGCGGCGCGGCGCTGCCTGGGCCCCGGGCACGGCGTCCTCGACCGGGCGTCGTTCGAGGAACTGTTCCCCTGGCGGGAGGGCTGGGCCCCGGCCGTCCTCACGGAAGGCCTCCTCACCCCGGCGGGCACGGGCTACCGCTTCGCCCACGAGGAACTGGGCGACTGGCTCCAGGCCGCCCACCTAGACGTGGACGGCGCCCTGAACGCGCTCCTCGGCGCAGGGCCGGGGCACGCTTCGGGCGCGGCGGCCGTGCCGGCTGGGGCCGGGCTGTCCGACCAGCCTGCCGGGCGCCCTGCCGGCGGGCCGGCCGGGCCGGTCGCCGGGCGCTCTGAGGCTGAGGCTGCGGCTGCCGGGCTGGTTGCGGGGCAGCATTCCGGCCCGCCTGCCGGGGCTGCTGCGGGGCACACCTCGGGCCCGTCCGCCGGGCCGGTTCCCGGGCGCCCTGCCGGCGCGTCCGCCGGGCTGGATACGGGGCTGCTTTCCGGGCCGTCTGCGGGGGCTGCCGCAGGGCCGTCCGCCGGGCGTCCTGCCGGTGCGTCCGGCGGGCTGGTCGCGGGGCGGCATTCCGGCCCGCCTGCCGGGGCTGCCGTAGGACCGTCCGCAGGGCGCCTCGACGGGCCGCCCGCCCGGCTGGCTGCGGGGGCGGGGCTGCTCTCCGGCCCGCCTGCCGGGCCTGTCGCCGCCGGCCGGCCGGCCGGGCGTCCCGACGGCCCGCCCGGTGGGGACAGCCGTGTCCCCCGGCCCCGTACCGCCGTCGACGACGCCCCGCCGCCCGTCCCTCGGCATCGCATCGGGCCCGTGCTCCAGGCCCTCCTGCTGCTCCACCGCGAGCACGGGCCCGACGCCCTCGGCCCCCGGCTGCGCCTCCTGGCCCTGGCCCTCTCCGGTTTCGCCGAGGCCGGCGGGGGTGGTCCGGGGGACGGCGCCTGGTGGGCCGCCCGGCTGTTCGGGGAGAGCGTGCGCCGTCTGCCGGACCTCCGGGCGTACCTGCCGGTTCTGCGGCTCCTCGCCGACCTGATCGGCGCACGGGCCGAGCGGCACAGCGTGTTCGCCGCGTTCGGCCCGGACTTCTGGCTCGGACTCCCGCTGGGCGAGGACGAACGGATCGACCTCCTCCGCCGCCTCGTACCGTCCGATCCGCCACCGGGCGGGCCCGGGGAACCACTCGACGGCGCCCGGTCCCCGAACCCCGGCGCCCGCGCGCTCGACCTCGTCGCCGCCATGCTCGTCGCCGATCCCCGGGGCGTCCAGCCCCTCCTCTGCCGGTGGTTCGGCGACGAGCGGGAGCTTCCCGCCGCGCCGTCCGCGACCGTCGCCACCGCCGCCCAGGCCCTGCTGCACACCCATCGGGCGCTCGCCGTCGACGATCTCTGCGAGGCGCTCGTCGCCACCGCCCACCCGCTCGCCGAAGGCCTCCTCGCCGCGCTCGCCGAGGACGAGCCCTCCGCCGTCTGCCGGGCCGTCGACCGCTGGGCCCACGACGACGGGCGCCCCGAGCGGCGCGCCGCCGCCGCCGCGTACGGGCACCGCGTCGCCGCTCACGCCACCGGCCCCGCCGACCGCGAACTCCTCCGTTACGCCGCTCTCGCCCTGCTCGCCCGCCCCGGCGACCGGAGCCTCCACGGCGCCGCCCTCGGCCTCCTCGTCCGCGACCCGCACAGCCGCGCCCGGCACCTGCCCCGCGCCCTCGCGGAGCCACGGGTGCCCGCACGGGCCCTCGTGGACGCCCTGGCGACCGACCCGGGACCGGTCCTCGCCGCCTTCCGCGCCAGGCTGTACGGCGGCGGCGAGGCCCCCGCCGCCGCCCTGCGGGCCCTCGCCGAGGTCGACACGCCCGCCCTCGCCCGCCGTATCGCCGCCCTCGTCCGTGACTACGTCGCCCGGCACCCCGAGGGCGCCGGGCACGTGGCCGCGTTCGTGGACCGCCGCTTCGAGGACGGACCGGCGGCCAGGGCCGTGCTCTTCCCGCTGGTCGTGGGCCTGCTCCGGGGCCGCCCCGCCGCCGTCCGCCGCGCCCTCGCCCCCGTCCTCGCCGCCCCCGGCACCGGCGCCTCACGCCATCTGCGGGCCGAACTGCTCGACGTACTCCTGGAACACGAGCGGTACGAGGCCGGGACCGGGGAGGACTCCGTCCTCGACGCCCTCCTGACGGCCGCCGCCGAGGGCGCCGAGCGGCGCAGCGAGCCCCGTACCCGGGAGCTGACCCACCGTGTCGGCGCCCTGTGGAGCCGTACGGCCGAAGGGGCGGGACGGCTCGACCGGGCGCTGGCCGGGCTGGTCCGCGCGCGGCCCGCCTTCGCCGTCCTGCTCGCCGCCTGGACGGCCGCCGCCCCCGGCGAGTGGGCGCCATTGCTCGGCCCGGAGACCGTCCGGGCCCTGCGGGGCCACGGCACTTCCATGCCGATGCGAACCGACGGCCGTGGGCATGGCAGTCTTAGACCTGCGTAA
- a CDS encoding ABC transporter permease: MTTASTPADVARADKARATDGAPRTGSSLGYLRHAAGKLGGALVSLFAVLVTSFFLFRIIPGDPVKAMTHGAPTSAEQLATLRRQFGLDLPLWQQFTDYCAKALSGDLGTSFQFRAPVGDLIAEKLPATLLLTGVAVVIYSALGLWLGTRSAWRHGGPGDRLNTGIALTLWSVPSFWLGLLLIIVFSVGVGPIPGLFPTGGMESGTGETGFAYVLDVAHHLVLPVVTLVAVGYAQTLLVMRSSLLDEMGGDYLTTARAKGLRDDDVRRRHAVPNALLPTVTMIFINLGHVAAGSILVETVFSWPGLGGLFYQALSVPDLPLVQGLFVVFAGAMILMNLVADLLYPLLDPRVGR, from the coding sequence GTGACGACGGCAAGCACCCCCGCCGACGTGGCGCGGGCCGACAAGGCCCGCGCCACGGACGGCGCACCCCGCACCGGTTCCTCCCTCGGCTATCTCCGTCACGCGGCGGGGAAGCTGGGCGGCGCGCTCGTCTCGCTCTTCGCCGTTCTCGTCACCAGCTTCTTCCTCTTCCGGATCATCCCCGGTGACCCGGTGAAGGCGATGACGCACGGCGCGCCCACCTCCGCCGAACAACTCGCCACGCTACGGAGGCAGTTCGGGCTCGACTTGCCGCTGTGGCAGCAGTTCACCGACTACTGCGCCAAGGCGCTCAGCGGTGACCTCGGCACCTCCTTCCAGTTCCGCGCCCCCGTCGGGGACCTGATCGCGGAGAAGCTGCCCGCGACGCTGCTCCTCACCGGCGTCGCCGTGGTGATCTACTCGGCGCTCGGGCTCTGGCTCGGCACCCGTTCGGCCTGGCGGCACGGCGGTCCGGGCGACAGGCTGAACACCGGGATCGCGCTGACCCTGTGGTCGGTGCCCTCGTTCTGGCTGGGCCTGCTGCTGATCATCGTGTTCTCGGTGGGCGTCGGCCCGATCCCCGGGCTCTTCCCCACCGGCGGCATGGAGTCGGGCACCGGCGAGACCGGCTTCGCGTACGTCCTCGACGTCGCCCACCACCTCGTCCTGCCGGTCGTCACCCTCGTGGCGGTCGGCTACGCGCAGACCCTCCTCGTGATGCGCTCCTCGCTGCTCGACGAGATGGGCGGCGACTATCTGACGACGGCGCGCGCGAAGGGGCTGCGGGACGACGACGTACGCCGCCGGCACGCCGTGCCGAACGCGCTCCTGCCGACCGTCACCATGATCTTCATCAATCTCGGGCATGTGGCGGCCGGATCGATCCTGGTGGAGACGGTGTTCTCCTGGCCGGGGCTCGGCGGGCTGTTCTACCAGGCGCTCAGCGTGCCCGACCTGCCTCTGGTCCAGGGCCTGTTCGTCGTCTTCGCCGGAGCGATGATCCTGATGAACCTGGTCGCCGACCTGCTCTATCCGCTGCTCGACCCCCGGGTGGGCCGATGA